One part of the Dermacentor silvarum isolate Dsil-2018 chromosome 6, BIME_Dsil_1.4, whole genome shotgun sequence genome encodes these proteins:
- the LOC119457021 gene encoding uncharacterized protein LOC119457021, with protein MDQCRPSCEDITYDSRVTGIRPIPKSNGSKETAYELTVRFATDSLELVTEQPRLNIIEVFGYVGGYLGIWLGFSLLQALEYYHNLIRRKCANLPWLSRNVQRKRADTPRRSTVEGRMTGIFSISRAELK; from the exons ATGGATCAATGTCGACCATCGTGCGA GGACATCACTTACGACAGCCGTGTCACGGGTATACGGCCTATTCCG AAATCCAATGGATCTAAGGA AACCGCATACGAGCTCACTGTAAGATTTGCCACAGACAGCTTAGAGCTTGTGACGGAGCAACCCAGGCTTAAT ATAattgaagtcttcggctacgttgGCGGCTACCTAGGAATATGGCTTGGGTTTTCTTTACTTCAAGCTCTGGAGTACTACCACAATTTAATCAGGCG cAAATGCGCCAACCTTCCCTGGCTTTCACGCAACGTACAACGGAAGAGAGCAGATACACCGAGACGTTCTACCGTAGAAGGCAGAATGACGGGCATTTTTTCGATTTCAAGAGCAGAGCTGAAGTGA
- the LOC119457022 gene encoding uncharacterized protein LOC119457022 has product MIVLCTATFMYQAGLQVRRYREYGHQSIATEVKRRDLVFPSVTVCINSWVNKQSEACRQTPQLCTRFGQEVTFGIFRAQYEPEMRELVGYKPQEIFECRMESTSSECRSFSCVDHIRITFLRLPIMLCYTIDSTLYGGPDNMLQKCSTPWLYDLRIRLRFIEKNTLRLMTTLPLPVFVQRPKLCQPESNAAIALVPQQGYDIAIKQQTKRRLPPPFTSRCKDYISEGVKEEFYGFSSKESCTQTCLMKKEMELCSCHMSDHEYSATFKGRICNIVEGSK; this is encoded by the exons ATGATCGTGCTTTGCACGGCTACATTTATGTACCAGGCTGGTTTGCAGGTCAGGAGGTACCGTGAATACGGCCACCAGTCTATAGCGACAGAAGTGAAAAGGCGGGATCTCGTGTTCCCGTCAGTGACGGTCTGCATCAATAGTTG GGTCAATAAACAGTCTGAGGCGTGTCGCCAGACTCCTCAGCTTTGCACCAGGTTTGGCCAG GAGGTGACGTTTGGAATTTTCCGGGCCCAGTACGAACCAGAAATGCGCGAACTTGTCGGATATAAACCGCAAGAAATTTTTGAATGCCGCATGGAGTCAACAAGCTCCGAGTGCCGGTCGTTCAGCTGCGTTGACCA CATCCGGATCACATTTCTACGTTTGCCTATCATGCTTTGTTACACCATAGACAGTACGCTTTACGGAGGCCCTGACAACATGCTTCAGAAGTGCAGCACGCCTTGGCTATACG ACCTACGCATTCGCCTGCGCTTCATCGAGAAGAACACTCTGCGCTTGATGACCACGCTGCCGTTGCCAGTGTTCGTGCAGCGGCCGAAGCTGTGCCAGCCCGAGAGCAACGCCGCCATCGCCTTGGTTCCGCAGCAGGGCTATGACATCgccattaagcag CAAACGAAACGACGTCTGCCGCCTCCTTTCACTTCACGCTGTAAAGACTACATCAGTGAAGGCGTGAAGGAAGAGTTCTACGGATTTTCATCTAAAGAG tcatgcACTCAGACATGCTTGatgaaaaaagaaatggagctgtgcagctGTCACATGTCGGATCACGAATACTCGGCCACGTTCAAAGGGCGCATATGCAACATAGTTGAAGGAAGTAAGTGA